One Gloeobacter morelensis MG652769 DNA window includes the following coding sequences:
- a CDS encoding carbonic anhydrase → MTVQQPKFFSRRDLLFTAGTGFFAGVVASALPTGAEAATNLTADQALERLVEGNKRWIQFKLTGADRTKSRLAEVAKGQSPFAAFVSCADSRVPAELIFDQGLGDLFMNRVAGNVLDEMMLGSLEFATSVLGAPLVVVMGHQRCGAVQAAVKAVTEGTQFPGHLANFVDAIRPAAASIKGMPGDAVENAIRANVLITVDKIKTAPPIISKLVEQGKVKVVGARYDLDTGAVSFY, encoded by the coding sequence ATGACCGTTCAGCAGCCCAAGTTCTTCTCGCGCCGGGATCTGTTGTTTACCGCCGGTACCGGGTTTTTTGCAGGAGTCGTCGCAAGTGCCCTGCCCACCGGCGCCGAAGCGGCCACCAATCTGACCGCCGATCAGGCGCTTGAGCGGCTCGTCGAAGGCAACAAGCGCTGGATCCAGTTCAAACTCACCGGAGCGGACCGCACCAAAAGCCGACTTGCGGAAGTGGCCAAAGGCCAAAGTCCCTTCGCCGCCTTCGTCAGCTGCGCCGATTCGCGCGTACCGGCTGAACTGATCTTCGATCAGGGTCTGGGAGACCTGTTCATGAACCGGGTGGCGGGCAACGTCCTCGATGAGATGATGCTGGGCAGCCTCGAATTTGCCACCTCCGTCCTCGGAGCGCCCCTGGTCGTGGTCATGGGTCATCAGCGCTGCGGTGCGGTGCAGGCGGCGGTCAAAGCGGTGACCGAGGGTACCCAGTTTCCGGGCCACCTGGCCAATTTTGTCGATGCCATCCGCCCGGCGGCGGCGAGCATCAAGGGCATGCCGGGCGATGCGGTGGAAAACGCCATTCGCGCCAATGTGCTCATCACCGTCGACAAGATCAAAACGGCTCCTCCCATCATCAGCAAGCTGGTGGAGCAGGGCAAAGTCAAGGTCGTGGGCGCCCGCTACGACCTCGATACCGGTGCTGTCAGCTTTTACTAA
- a CDS encoding nitrate ABC transporter ATP-binding protein (This model describes the ATP binding subunits of ATP-binding cassette (ABC) transporters for nitrate transport, or for bicarbonate transport, in bacteria and archaea.), protein MSVFLEVEQLDKVYSLPGGGNYIALKGVELTVRQGEFVSLIGHSGCGKSTLLNIVAGLDRPSTGRVALAGRPVLGPGPDRMVVFQNYSLLPWLTVRENIALAVDEVYTDKSKQERDEIVRSHVQMVGLTPAADKKPAQLSGGMKQRVAIARALSIRPELLLLDEPFGALDALTRGNLQEQLMRICEETGATCMMVTHDVDEALLLSDRIVMLTNGPQSRIGQILEVPFERPRTRLEVVNHPNYYSLRSEMLYFLGQQKRIKQLRSRQKGPIARHGLEKINLEVGYLPLTACAPLVVAKEKGFFNRHGLEEVTLVREPSWRAVVDGVAGGYIDAAQMPAGMPLWFTLGGHEDKPLPVVTSLTLSRNGNAVTLGKKFLDLGVFNQADLKAYLQRTARDRHTFGLVHPASMHNLLLRHWLAAGGIHPDRDVDLTTLPPAQMIANLKAGNIDGFCIGEPWNIRAAAEGIGFTVATDLEIWPGHPGKVLGVREDWAQTYPNTHLALIKALTQACLYCADEANAEEVRGLLCRDEYLGADPAYVQLGEGEPNTCALGRDRLQYAHHLFAGAGVNRPSRTEQLWILTQMARWGDVPFPRNWVEVIERVCRVQAFSTASRELGLEVDYRRGPIRLADGTPFDAEDPLGYLKALEIKSDVYIAEVPLPASLAAAP, encoded by the coding sequence ATGTCCGTTTTTCTCGAAGTCGAACAGCTCGACAAAGTCTACTCTTTGCCGGGAGGCGGCAACTACATCGCCCTCAAAGGTGTGGAATTGACCGTGCGCCAGGGCGAATTCGTCTCGCTCATCGGCCATTCCGGCTGCGGCAAGTCGACTTTGCTCAACATCGTCGCGGGTCTCGACCGCCCGAGCACCGGTCGCGTGGCCCTCGCCGGCCGGCCGGTGCTCGGCCCCGGCCCCGACCGGATGGTGGTTTTCCAGAATTACTCGCTGCTGCCCTGGCTCACGGTGCGCGAAAACATCGCCCTGGCCGTGGACGAGGTCTACACCGACAAATCCAAACAAGAGCGCGATGAAATTGTCCGCTCCCACGTCCAAATGGTGGGCCTCACCCCGGCCGCCGACAAAAAGCCCGCCCAACTGTCCGGCGGCATGAAGCAGCGCGTCGCCATCGCCCGGGCGCTTTCCATCCGCCCCGAGTTGTTGCTCCTCGATGAGCCGTTCGGTGCCCTCGACGCCCTCACCCGCGGCAATCTCCAGGAGCAGTTGATGCGCATCTGCGAGGAGACCGGCGCCACCTGCATGATGGTCACCCACGACGTGGACGAGGCGTTGCTGCTGTCCGATCGCATCGTCATGCTCACCAACGGCCCCCAGTCGCGCATCGGCCAGATCCTGGAGGTACCCTTCGAGCGCCCGCGCACACGCCTGGAGGTGGTCAACCACCCGAACTACTACAGCCTGCGCAGCGAGATGCTCTATTTTCTGGGCCAGCAAAAGCGCATCAAGCAGCTGCGCTCCCGCCAAAAAGGTCCCATCGCCCGCCACGGCCTCGAAAAGATCAACCTTGAAGTGGGCTATTTGCCGCTTACCGCCTGCGCGCCGCTGGTGGTGGCCAAAGAAAAGGGATTTTTCAACCGCCACGGTCTGGAAGAAGTAACTCTGGTGCGCGAGCCGAGCTGGCGGGCGGTGGTGGATGGGGTGGCCGGGGGCTATATCGACGCGGCCCAGATGCCCGCCGGGATGCCCCTGTGGTTTACTCTGGGGGGCCACGAGGACAAGCCTTTGCCGGTGGTGACCTCGCTGACCCTCTCGCGCAACGGCAACGCCGTTACCCTGGGTAAAAAATTTCTCGACCTGGGTGTCTTCAACCAGGCGGACTTAAAGGCCTACTTGCAGCGCACCGCCCGCGACCGCCACACCTTCGGCCTGGTCCACCCGGCCTCGATGCACAACTTGCTGTTGCGCCACTGGCTTGCCGCAGGCGGCATCCACCCGGATCGGGACGTGGATCTGACCACGCTGCCGCCCGCCCAAATGATTGCCAACCTCAAAGCCGGCAACATCGACGGCTTTTGCATCGGCGAACCCTGGAACATCCGGGCCGCCGCCGAGGGCATCGGCTTTACGGTCGCGACGGATCTGGAGATCTGGCCCGGTCACCCGGGCAAGGTGCTGGGGGTGCGCGAAGACTGGGCACAGACCTACCCCAATACCCACCTGGCCCTCATCAAAGCGCTCACCCAAGCCTGCCTGTACTGTGCCGATGAGGCCAACGCCGAGGAGGTCCGCGGCCTGCTTTGCCGCGACGAGTACCTGGGAGCCGATCCCGCCTACGTCCAGTTGGGGGAGGGCGAACCGAACACCTGTGCCCTCGGCAGGGACCGCCTCCAGTACGCCCACCACCTGTTTGCCGGCGCCGGGGTGAACCGCCCCAGCCGCACCGAGCAACTGTGGATCCTCACCCAGATGGCTCGCTGGGGGGATGTGCCCTTCCCGCGCAACTGGGTGGAGGTGATCGAGCGGGTCTGCCGGGTGCAGGCTTTCAGTACCGCTTCGCGCGAGTTGGGGCTCGAAGTCGATTACCGCCGCGGTCCCATTCGTCTGGCCGACGGCACCCCCTTTGACGCCGAGGACCCGCTGGGTTACCTCAAGGCGCTTGAGATCAAAAGCGATGTCTATATTGCCGAGGTACCCTTGCCCGCA